CTATAATACCAATACTACAACCGTCATCAGACGCGGCGGCGTGCTGGCATTGACCTGGAATTTTGGCAAACTGACAGAAAGTGTATCAAAAAAGAAAGGCGTGAATAATGATGACCTGCTTAACAAACCTGCTGCACCATCTGGTAATTGATACAAAAAATTTATTGCGCTTAACAACAAAATAACATTGCGTTTAACTTTATAATAACAGATTTTTTATTAACAAACGCTGGTAATTTAATTCACATCATGAATCAATTACGTTTTTGCAAATGACTTGTTAAGGACCTCTAATAAGTTTTTAACCCCCGAACTACTTATTAGTTTTGAGGCCTGATGAGAGTAGCTGTTATTATTGTATGCCTCTTTTATATCCTCTTTGGGGGATATAATTACCTGTATACAGGTATAACCGGGTTTAACTACTCTTCTTTTCGCCTGGTAAAAAGTAATGTGAAGTTTACAGACAATAAACAGGGTATGTCTGTCGTTAAGGCCATCAACCCTGGTGAACCGGGCAGCAACTTTATCTCCGATCTGGAAGATGAAGACTCCAACGACTCCAACGCAAGAAAATATAAGTTACTGGCCAGGGGTTTATATACCCTCGGCGCGTCTTTTGTTTTAACCTGTCTCTTTAGCCGTTTCAGATCATCAAAGCCATATTACAGTCTTTTTGCGTTTAAATACATAACCCAACGTGTTTTAAGGATCTGAGGATACTTATCAGAGACCCAGGAAACCGATCACGACCTTTTTTGCTGACGTTTGTTATTAGTACATACCTCCTGCTTTATAAGTAAGATCATGCCCCTGGCGCGACTGATAATTCTTTAGCTAATTCTATAGCAATCCCCAACGTAAACCCTGCTTTTAAAAAGCGTCAATCGCATAACACCCATTTATTGTCATGAAGAGAGTTGTTTTGTTCTCATGCTTGATTGCGTTAATGTGCAATACAAGTTGTAAATCCACAAAAGAAGAAAAAGAAGAAGTAAGCAAGTACATTGCTACCTCTCCTGTTAAAATGGATACGTCCTTTGTAAAGGAGTATGTTTCGCAGATCAGGTCTGTGAGGAACATCGAGATCAGAGCCCAGGAAAAGGGATTTCTGCAAAACATTTATGTAGATGAAGGCCAGTTTGTAAAAGCCGGCCAGTTGTTGTTCCGCATCATGCCCAAATTTTATGAGGCAGAAGTGCTGAAAGCGCAGGCAGAAACCAAATCTGCGGAAATTGAACTGGCCAACTCCACCACGCTGGCAGACAAAAACATTGTATCTAAAAATGAACAGGCGCAGGCACAGGCAAAACTGGACCAGGCCAAGGCAGAAATGGCCCTGGCAAAACTCCATTTGCAATTCACTGAGATCAGAGCGCCCTTCGATGGCACCATCGATCGCCTGCCCAAAAAACTAGGCAGCCTGATAGATGAAGGCGAACTGCTTACCAGCTTGTCGGACAACAGTGAAATGTTTGCTTACTTCAATGTTTCGGAACCCGAATACCTCGAGTACAAAGCCAATGGCAAGGGTACCGGTTACAAAGTAGGTTTGTTACTGGCCAACAACAAGCCGCTCAAATATTCCGGCGTGGTAGAAACTATTGAAAGCGAATTCGACAACGAAACCGGCAATATTGCATTCCGCGCAAAATTCCCTAACCCCGACCGCCTGTTGAAACATGGTGAAACAGGTAAGATATTGATGACTGTTCCTGTACACCAGGCATTGATCATTCCGCAAAAAGCCACTTACGAAATACAGGACAAGAAGTATGTTTTTGTGATCGATAAAAACAATGTAGTGAAATCAAGGGCCGTCACCTTAACCGGCGAATTGGCCGACCTGTATGTAGTGGCCAGTGGCTTGGAAGAAAGCGATAAGATCCTGTTGGAAGGTGTTCAGAAAGTAAAGGATGACGATAAGATCGCCTATGACTTTGAGAAACCAGAAGATGTAATCCATAACCTGCGGTTGAAAGCAGAATAGTTATTCAATATCTAAAGTGTAGTGAATGTTTAATAAGTTTATTCAAAGACCGGTACTATCAATAGTTATCTCCCTTG
The Niastella koreensis GR20-10 genome window above contains:
- a CDS encoding efflux RND transporter periplasmic adaptor subunit, with the protein product MCNTSCKSTKEEKEEVSKYIATSPVKMDTSFVKEYVSQIRSVRNIEIRAQEKGFLQNIYVDEGQFVKAGQLLFRIMPKFYEAEVLKAQAETKSAEIELANSTTLADKNIVSKNEQAQAQAKLDQAKAEMALAKLHLQFTEIRAPFDGTIDRLPKKLGSLIDEGELLTSLSDNSEMFAYFNVSEPEYLEYKANGKGTGYKVGLLLANNKPLKYSGVVETIESEFDNETGNIAFRAKFPNPDRLLKHGETGKILMTVPVHQALIIPQKATYEIQDKKYVFVIDKNNVVKSRAVTLTGELADLYVVASGLEESDKILLEGVQKVKDDDKIAYDFEKPEDVIHNLRLKAE